Proteins found in one Oreochromis aureus strain Israel breed Guangdong unplaced genomic scaffold, ZZ_aureus HiC_scaffold_49, whole genome shotgun sequence genomic segment:
- the LOC120437089 gene encoding uncharacterized protein LOC120437089, with product MSPTSVPLTYSLLLLFISRVSGKLIQTAAGDDVRFALTEECKTGKGTLHHQLMDGTDQLVASLDGVWKPGPGYINRVVYSSDSLILKTADFNDHGYYAFTCNYKQRGELEELHVFLPNKVVAPQDERAILPCRSVTAGQAVKSVRWRRDGELVLELNPPSKQITYGDGYDESRVSIPSDWYQRGDLSLTVKRAQLRDDGVYYCDVEKTEKHRSAVHLHVSTPSPPPGSTSQPTTTPTPSECSDWSWRTFSLMAVIFVIVDLLVWLCWFLRNRKFNVCTRSFGGGSSEREEEINLKSVTISNSDGHLCNGTEEGGEGTEEGRESDCDQQNMIKSNGNPDFTHN from the exons ATGAGTCCTACATCAGTCCCCCTCACTtacagtcttcttcttctttttatcaGCCGGGTGTCTGGGAAACTGATCCAGACCGCTGCAGGAGACGATGTTAGGTTTGCCCTCACAGAGGAGTGCAAGACGGGAAAAGGCACTCTGCATCATCAGCTGATGGATGGCACCGATCAGCTGGTCGCCTCTCTTGACGGTGTCTGGAAGCCGGGACCGGGTTATATTAACCGGGTGGTTTATAGCTCCGACTCTCTGATATTAAAGACAGCAGATTTTAACGATCACGGCTATTACGCGTTTACCTGCAACTACAAACAGAGGGGGGAGCTGGAAGAGTTGCACGTTTTTCTGCCCAATAAAGTTGTCGCACCCCAGGATGAACGTGCCATCCTGCCGTGTCGCTCCGTTACAGCCGGTCAGGCTGTGAAATCGGTGCGCTGGAGGAGAGACGGAGAGCTGGTGCTGGAGCTGAATCCTCCGTCTAAGCAAATCACCTACGGAGACGGCTATGATGAAAGCCGAGTGTCCatac CATCAGACTGGTACCAGCGAGGAGACCTGTCCCTCACCGTGAAGCGAGCTCAGCTCCGAGACGACGGAGTGTATTACTGTGACGTGGAGAAGACAGAGAAACACCGCTCTGCTGTCCACCTGCATGTCTccacaccatcaccaccaccggGCAGCACCTCACAGCCTACAACCACACCCACG CCATCAGAGTGCTCTGACTGGTCGTGGAGAACATTCTCTCTAATGGCAGTTATATTTGTGATCGTTGACCTGCTTGTTTGGCTCTGCTGGTTTCTGAGGAACAGGAAATTCAATGTGTGCACTCGAAGTTTTGGTGGAGGATCCTCAGAGCGGGAAGAAGAAATAAACTTGAAAAGTGTTACCATCAGCAACAGTGATGGACATCTCTGCAACGGCACagaggagggaggagaaggGACTGAAGAGGGCAGAGAATCAGACTGTGACCAACAAAACATGATAAAGTCAAACGGGAACCCTGACTTTACCCACAACTGA